Proteins encoded by one window of Pseudomonas sp. PSKL.D1:
- a CDS encoding DUF3077 domain-containing protein: MTDSTVTAGVETWLEVGSPAVGLFRVQPGVPVDEAYQQVSVLLGYIRHLVCEGDMEDDHKLLGAADYLSAMAKALMNDIEVAKNRRH; this comes from the coding sequence ATGACTGACAGCACAGTGACAGCAGGCGTTGAAACCTGGCTTGAAGTCGGCAGCCCGGCCGTTGGGTTATTTCGTGTGCAGCCGGGTGTTCCGGTGGATGAGGCCTATCAGCAGGTTTCGGTACTGCTCGGCTACATCAGGCACCTGGTGTGTGAGGGGGATATGGAGGATGACCACAAGCTGCTGGGTGCCGCCGACTACCTGAGTGCAATGGCCAAGGCGCTGATGAACGATATCGAAGTGGCCAAAAACCGTCGGCATTGA
- a CDS encoding helix-turn-helix domain-containing protein, protein MALQFHESPFHVTHDAETASKMALKMDLSIFITDCIKKMGLKQHEAAARLNVAQSRVSELANGKIEKFTLDAMMDMLDKLGFRTSLALASNSSGALPQIVISQVPGS, encoded by the coding sequence ATGGCACTCCAATTCCACGAAAGCCCCTTCCACGTCACCCACGATGCAGAAACGGCCAGTAAGATGGCCCTGAAGATGGACCTGTCCATTTTCATCACCGACTGCATCAAGAAAATGGGCCTCAAACAACATGAGGCTGCAGCCAGGCTCAACGTGGCCCAGTCCCGGGTATCCGAGCTAGCAAATGGCAAGATCGAGAAATTCACGCTGGACGCCATGATGGATATGCTCGACAAGCTCGGCTTCCGCACCAGCCTTGCACTGGCCTCGAACAGCTCGGGAGCCCTTCCTCAGATTGTCATCTCGCAGGTGCCAGGCAGCTAA
- a CDS encoding helix-turn-helix domain-containing protein yields the protein MKRDKIEATGLDAFIANISPMLQSLNNQVATMAQLLSACHEPIQDDADLQVRMALIDELYSHADSETHAAARFAEMVADRVYDYESQTVLIPYASQSEALAFLMEERGVKQKDLSAIATQSAVSEILNSKRKMTVAQIKGFAEFFKVPVEFFMHGVV from the coding sequence ATGAAGCGAGACAAGATCGAGGCCACAGGGCTGGATGCGTTCATCGCTAATATTTCACCCATGCTCCAGAGCCTGAATAACCAGGTAGCGACAATGGCTCAGTTGTTGTCCGCCTGCCATGAGCCAATCCAGGATGACGCCGATTTGCAGGTGCGGATGGCACTGATTGATGAGCTGTATTCACACGCTGATAGCGAAACTCACGCAGCCGCAAGGTTTGCAGAAATGGTCGCTGACCGTGTGTATGACTATGAATCGCAAACGGTGCTGATTCCCTACGCTAGTCAGAGCGAGGCGCTGGCGTTCCTTATGGAGGAGCGGGGTGTGAAGCAGAAGGATCTGTCTGCCATTGCTACGCAAAGCGCTGTTTCGGAAATCTTGAACAGCAAGCGGAAGATGACCGTGGCGCAGATCAAGGGCTTTGCTGAGTTTTTCAAAGTCCCGGTAGAGTTTTTTATGCATGGGGTGGTTTGA